GAGTGATTGAATTTCATAACGAACTTTTGAAAGACCACTTAGACGATAACAAGCGGATATGCATTTGAATTGTTATCGCTTTCGATAACTCTCGAAAAAACGGTCCTTGGCTTCCTTTTTTAAAGCAATcgtgttattttattttcttaaggaATTTATGTTAGATGTCTTTTCATTTGTCTCATTGATAACTAGACTTATCCATTCCAGATACGGTACTGTAGCTGTGTAGATGCTCGGTATGCCGGTTATGCCACATGTTAGTCCATGAGACACAATGCCACAAATGTAAGGAATGCCCTTAAATTTACAAATCAAAGGGCCGCCGCTGTCTCCCTGCAGTGAAAAACGTTTAAcaaatatatgaatatgcaaaaatatataaaacaaatatatgtatgtacatgcaaatatatatatataagtattgaCTTTATATGGTAGCTTAATTTTAACAAGCATGGATCGGTACCTGACAAGTGTCTTGATTTTTCCCCAGTGCACATATTGTCGTTTCATCGTATGGTGGTGCTAAAATCCTGCCCAAAATCTCACTGCATTCCTGCTTTGTGATTATATTGACTTGGCCTTCAATCAGATTGGTTTGTAATATACCAGCATATTGAGTCGCGCCATAACCTATAATCTGACAGGAAGCTATGCATATGGGAAAACATAATTAGTAGCACGAAGAACTAGTTAGCTAGATACGGCGCCCTTACAGCCACTAAGATTTTTCATGTCAGGTGGTGGCAGTTGTCCATAGCCAAATTTCGAATCATGTGGTTTCTGCAAGCGTAGCAATGCAatatcattttgaatatttgtactGCTAAGTCCACCAGTGCATTCAATATTTTGCATTAATACGTAATAAATCAATTTAGCTACACTTTTATAAAACTCCAAATACATACGGTTGATAGTATATGAATTCAGCACGTTCCACGGCATGGCGACTATTATTCTGCTCGGGGCTCGAGAGGTTTTCATGCCCGATAACGGCTGATATGCGTGACAGGTCCCTTCGaagtattattattgttgttgtcgaGAGGGTTAAaaggtatttttaatttaaaacctaTGAAATCGCTTCacaaaatgttttctttaattatttacttGCGCCATAGGCAATGTGCTGCTGTCAAGATCCAGTACTCATTTACCAGAATGCCACCACAGAAATGTTGAAACAGTTGTAGATTCTGTGCACTGATAGGTTCTTGCATTTCTTGCAAGGAAACCATGTAATGATATTGGGGTCTTGCTAGAGCGttaaaataacttgaaaagttaaATTACAGGCAATAGGTACGATTTTGCTTTAAATGTATCAAATTTACTCACCATTTTCAGAACTATGAATTACTTGGCCACCAACAATAGGCGTAACATTTACTTTTCCTATAAAAGCCAGCAATAAAAACGCCACGCTACAAATATCGAACCGCATATTAGCTCAGAGTAAAAAACACTACTGAGCCTCGATCGTGTGCTAGATCTTTGCATGAGTggacagaaaaatttaaaataccaaGTCTCACACTCACAAGCTGTGCAAACAATAACTGTTCTAACTTTTGAGTGAAAAATAGTTACATATTTAGTTGTGTCGAAATCGTCTCCATAAATGCGCCATACGGTCTAAAAGCGTgaacaatgaaaaacaataattgttttacattttcaacacttcaaatcaacataattaaaattgatCGAAATTTGTGCATTTGTCTAGCATTCTTACATAAGTAGGCTATTATCAATAAAGGCATATTTTACATTCTACTTTTAAATAGGAAATGCGATATGTGAAATGAATTCTTTACATTCTTGAGAAACGCTTTTGcactattttctaattttttataattttcttttactctATCACTATTTGCTTTGGGTTTACATTTACTCACATACGGGGAATATTGCTGGAGTGactgtccttggccggatattaCAAAAATGGTCAATGATACTGCTTACagagttttattttcatttttagaaTGTACAATTTATCAGAGAATTCTtagtatattataaaataatattaataaaaaaaaacggtgAATTTACTTTATCTGCGTCCACGTGCCGTCAGTTTTGCATTGACCGTACGCGTCACCGCCGAAACGCCCTCTTCAAACTTGGTGCGGAATAGCACATTCGCATTGTTGAACATGCCATCCTTCAGCGAAACGATTATAAACTGCGAACCCGTAAAATGCGCCTTCAACATATTACCTATATTTTGTGTATGCGACATATCCAAAGCAGCATCAACTTCGTCAAGTATATATAGTGGTGCAGGCGAAAATTTAAGCATAGCTAATACAAGCGACAAAGCAACCAGCGAACGTTGACCGCCCGAAAGTTCGCCTAGCGACTCTTTCCATACGCCATTGAAGCCAACATTTATCTCTAAGCCCATGAGTTGTCCCGATTGCTTGACGGGATTCAGACGCGCTTGTGCACCCTGCAACAATGTGCTGAATATGCTGCTGAAATTCTCATCGACAACTTTCCACGCTTTCTCCACTTTCTCACGCTTCTTCTCATCCATCTTACAAATAATATGTTTTATCTTTTCTTTATCCTGTTCAACAATCTTTTTCCGGCGCATCGTCTCTTGATATTGCTCCTCTTCGCGATCGAGGAGTATCATTGCGCGCAAATTAATACGGCGCTCCATTTTATCCTTTTGTTCACGCATTACTGTCAATTTCTGACCCGCTTCAATGGGATCCTCCTTCGAGTAGTCATATCTGGTATTTTTGGTGCCGAAAAAGTCGCGATCCTCCAAAATCCAAGGGTACTTTTCCTCTAACGCTTCGATTTTTCTGAACGAGTCCTTACTGTCGTTACGTActttatttacttcattttcctttttcttaatttctaaaGTCATATCCTGATTGGCTTTGGCCAATTTCTCTTTTTTCACTAGCAAAttctttaattctttattttgtgaGTTGATTTTATCTTTTTGTTCTTTAATGCGCTCCTTTAGATTGGCTACGAGAGCGGCAATGCTCGAGCTGTTGGCGCGCAATTCACTAAGATtcgctttcattttatttatactttccGCCATATCGTCTCGTTGCTCTGTGGTCGATTTGATACTCTTATGCAATTCATTTATTTCCAATTGCAAAGTTTCAAATTCTTGCTCGCGCTTTTTCCAATTGTCACGCGACTCTTCCGATTTCTTTTTCGCCTGCTTCATGGCTTCTGTCGCCGCTTTCAGCTCACGCTCACGAAAACCCTTGGCATCTGCAATCTTTGCTTCgatatctttaattttgttgcgCCCTGTTTTCTGTGTTTCACGAGCTTTAGCGAGATCTTCTTCAAGTGTTTCTATTTGATGTTGCAATGCTTTAATTTCCTCTTGGTGCTGTTGAAATGTACTTTGCGCCAAACGTTGCTTACAGGCGTTCAATTCATGCTGTCGCAGCTCCAACTGTTGCTTGATGCGGTTGTAGTTGCGTGCAGTCTCTGTCGTAATGCTAAAGAAGAGGACGGAATACGAAGTTTgcataaaaagaataaatgtaAAAAGCTAAGCAAGTACCGTAATTTTTGATCAATATTATGTAGCTCCTTTTTGCGTGCAGCTATTTCTTTTTCCAATCTTTTAATTTCTGCCAACTCAGCTAAAACATTGCTGCCTTTAGGACGAGAGCCACCAGAAAGTGTGCCCTGGGGGTCAACAACGTCACCTTCCAATGTTACCGAGCGCGAGTATATGTTGCGATGATAGGTGaccttaattgaaaaaaaattcaacaataaaACACATACGCAATAGGTGTTTCTAAAAGAACAGAGCACTAACCTTTTTAGCGATGTTCAAATCGCGACAAATTAAAGTGTGACCAAAGACAAATTTCATTACTGGATCAAAGCAACGATCATATTCGATTAAGGACAATGCAGACTGCACATTTTCTTTTCCCACCTAATGGAATATACCTGCATATAAAATAACCGAGCACAGACTTAGACAAAATTCACCCACTTACCAAGTTTTGTGCGAAATCAATTACGCTCTGATCAATCGGATGAGAggttattttattaattggtATGATCGTCACACGATGTTGTAGCTGACCCTTTTGTAGTATTTTCTTGCTGGTTGTGTCATCATCGGCCACATAACTGTACAACTATAATTCAATTCACATtactaatatgtatgtatatttcaaaTAATCGTAGTACACAAATACTTACACTGCCACCTGCAGTCATCATTAAGGCGAGATTATTCTTTTCGTCACGCACATTGAATAATTTGCCCACCATGCCACGCATTTTTGAACGATCAAAGTTCGGTTCAGGATCACGATACTGCAACTCATAACGATAGGCATTGCGTCTATCCAACTGGTGATTTAAATCACGTATCTCTTgctgtaatacattttttctttcctgCAGCGCCTCGAAGCTGCCATCTTCATAATCAATGGTCGCCATTTTTTGGTTAAGAGACTGAATTTCACTTTCAAGCTGCTCGGACAACTGTTGATCTTTAGCGTAGATTGTATCTTTGGACTGTTTATCATTCTCGCGTTGCTTCAAAACATTCTTGCAATGCGATAATTCCATACTAGCAGTTTTAAGTGTAGTCTCAGCCTGACTGAGTTGCTGCTTTGCgtctaatatattaaaatatagcaaatttttgttttaacttcttttcgaaacatatacgtacatatgtaataaGTACATCCGTTGACAGATAATTAGAAACACGATATTTTACgtgttttgactacttttattttgataaatcttttataaatataaatgtagtTCACTCTGCCACAAATATGATATaaatcaaacttta
The sequence above is drawn from the Anastrepha obliqua isolate idAnaObli1 chromosome 4, idAnaObli1_1.0, whole genome shotgun sequence genome and encodes:
- the LOC129245273 gene encoding hyaluronan-binding protein 2 isoform X2: MVSLQEMQEPISAQNLQLFQHFCGGILVNEYWILTAAHCLWRKDLSRISAVIGHENLSSPEQNNSRHAVERAEFIYYQPTNIQNDIALLRLQKPHDSKFGYGQLPPPDMKNLSGSSCQIIGYGATQYAGILQTNLIEGQVNIITKQECSEILGRILAPPYDETTICALGKNQDTCQGDSGGPLICKFKGIPYICGIVSHGLTCGITGIPSIYTATVPYLEWISLVINETNEKTSNINSLRK
- the LOC129245273 gene encoding trypsin I-P1 isoform X1; the encoded protein is MRFDICSVAFLLLAFIGKVNVTPIVGGQVIHSSENARPQYHYMVSLQEMQEPISAQNLQLFQHFCGGILVNEYWILTAAHCLWRKDLSRISAVIGHENLSSPEQNNSRHAVERAEFIYYQPTNIQNDIALLRLQKPHDSKFGYGQLPPPDMKNLSGSSCQIIGYGATQYAGILQTNLIEGQVNIITKQECSEILGRILAPPYDETTICALGKNQDTCQGDSGGPLICKFKGIPYICGIVSHGLTCGITGIPSIYTATVPYLEWISLVINETNEKTSNINSLRK
- the LOC129246233 gene encoding structural maintenance of chromosomes protein 2, coding for MYIKSVIIDGFKSYGRRTEIHGFDSEFTAITGLNGTGKSNILDSICFVLGIMNLGQVRAASLQDLVYKSGQAGVTKATVTLIFDNSDPNQCPLGYEKCREISVTRQIVVGGKNKYLINGKLVQNKKVSDFFCSVQLNVNNPNFLIMQGRITKVLNMKPQEILSMIEEAAGTSMYETKREATTKLIEKKDAKVRETNTLLQEEVEPKLEKLRQERSAYLEFQKICRDIEYLTRIHISFRYLKQKEALRSIEQQIEKLTNRIESCKNTIKDNNSETERLEEAAKQVQTQIDADSGGALKEVEEQLTKQVVEEGKVAGSLKSAQTSIDQEQKKLRTLEKNILEDEKALKLKETQMSKVHDLFQSLKEADERDSQAYDAAQKKFEAVTQGLSVDEEGQSFSLQDQLINAKQQLSQAETTLKTASMELSHCKNVLKQRENDKQSKDTIYAKDQQLSEQLESEIQSLNQKMATIDYEDGSFEALQERKNVLQQEIRDLNHQLDRRNAYRYELQYRDPEPNFDRSKMRGMVGKLFNVRDEKNNLALMMTAGGSLYSYVADDDTTSKKILQKGQLQHRVTIIPINKITSHPIDQSVIDFAQNLVGKENVQSALSLIEYDRCFDPVMKFVFGHTLICRDLNIAKKVTYHRNIYSRSVTLEGDVVDPQGTLSGGSRPKGSNVLAELAEIKRLEKEIAARKKELHNIDQKLRITTETARNYNRIKQQLELRQHELNACKQRLAQSTFQQHQEEIKALQHQIETLEEDLAKARETQKTGRNKIKDIEAKIADAKGFRERELKAATEAMKQAKKKSEESRDNWKKREQEFETLQLEINELHKSIKSTTEQRDDMAESINKMKANLSELRANSSSIAALVANLKERIKEQKDKINSQNKELKNLLVKKEKLAKANQDMTLEIKKKENEVNKVRNDSKDSFRKIEALEEKYPWILEDRDFFGTKNTRYDYSKEDPIEAGQKLTVMREQKDKMERRINLRAMILLDREEEQYQETMRRKKIVEQDKEKIKHIICKMDEKKREKVEKAWKVVDENFSSIFSTLLQGAQARLNPVKQSGQLMGLEINVGFNGVWKESLGELSGGQRSLVALSLVLAMLKFSPAPLYILDEVDAALDMSHTQNIGNMLKAHFTGSQFIIVSLKDGMFNNANVLFRTKFEEGVSAVTRTVNAKLTARGRR